Genomic DNA from Cetobacterium somerae ATCC BAA-474:
AGATGCTCACCTTATCATGAAAGAGTATAAGGGATTTTTATAAAATCTTGGCACGGCATATGTCGTGCCCTTTTTATTTTTAATAAAGGAGATGAATGTAATGAATATAATGTTATTCGGAGCACCAGGTGCTGGAAAAGGAACACAAGCGAAATTCATAATTGATAAATATGGAATTCCACAAATTTCAACTGGTGATATGCTAAGAGCTGCTATATCAGAAGGAACTGAAATGGGAATGGAAGCTAAGAAATTTATGGATGAAGGAAAATTAGTTCCAGATTCAACTATAATAGGAATAATAAAAGATAGATTATCACAGGAAGACTGTAAAAAAGGATTTATTTTAGATGGATTTCCAAGAACATTAGCGCAAGCAGAAGCATTAGAGGTACTATTAAAAGAATTAAATATGAATTTAGATAAAGTTATCTCTTTAAATGTTCCTGATTCATTAATAGTTGGAAGAGTAGTTGGAAGAAGAGTTTGTC
This window encodes:
- a CDS encoding adenylate kinase, yielding MNIMLFGAPGAGKGTQAKFIIDKYGIPQISTGDMLRAAISEGTEMGMEAKKFMDEGKLVPDSTIIGIIKDRLSQEDCKKGFILDGFPRTLAQAEALEVLLKELNMNLDKVISLNVPDSLIVGRVVGRRVCPNCGASFHIENNPPKVEGKCDYCGSDLIIRKDDNKDTVEKRLSAYHEQTAPLFNFYSERGVMVELDGTKEINEIAKEIFNILG